One part of the Glycine soja cultivar W05 chromosome 11, ASM419377v2, whole genome shotgun sequence genome encodes these proteins:
- the LOC114376733 gene encoding uncharacterized protein LOC114376733: MAIEKNSFKVSRLDSECSPRSREIMSSDEEVIRRRNSAAESDDDDEFDDADSGAGSDDFDLLELGETRAEFCQIGNQTCSIPLELYDLSGLEDVLSVDVWNDCLSEEERFELAKYLPDMDQETFVQTLKEVFTGCNLHFGSPIKKLFDMLKGGLCEPRVALYREGLSSFQKRQHYHLLRKHQNNMVSNLCQIRDAWLNCRGYSIEERLRVLNIMRSQKSLMHEKEDLEVDSSDEESGKGIWSRKNKDRKISQKTGRYPFHGVGPGLDIHSQGRSVVMEQEKYGKQNPKGILKLAGSKPPSAKDPIGRASSVYHALDVNPGPNGSTSALSHQNKSVGYDSGSMLRMRDQLWNGDNEEMPYGLTVHQDRNLSRSNMMDKSSFRKMGKRQDLLRGDEMDTDNLMGLSLSSKIDLHGYTRNANQSSKRGLYEYSRNSKYPENVQQFVGSDQAKSRLRSSQLPLKGSMVDSADYDELFCSNETPGQEFGMMDSSFKYDDWYRKGKKWKAGRESPDLSYTPYRSSSPQVSDRLLSSDFRAKSLQEKTRGTSMQNGGKDTMPLRGNHMLLRGEETESDSSEQLGDDDDNTPLLQSKYAYLMGTAAGSRTKLLKSHLDPKKAKFVTDLKPHVIAQSKKKGGFAERGQMHGVENYLSKAKQKGEIRNGGPFHKQAGKFIEESYPSGSDMLNDGDDDWRHAYKTGKNGRIRGDPIERLDMPSSNAYTAEQKKKGRTDLDHSILRSKYLHDYVGDQDDSLERRLVVDNNEVGQSRYGRKGQKYAATYKGDQNERSEAPLLGCNSATKKRKTKDEVVDIGGRDEDGNLLSNTLTNDLTYSKRKSKKKIEAGMVSSEMDNSELHLTDMGTADIELEIKPQKKTFTLITPTVHTGFSFSIIHLLSAVRTAMISPHAEDSLEMGKPIEELNKAPEGTANGDLSNSKTDANCESADHPNMPSLTVPEIVNRVRSNPGDPCILETQEPLQDLVRGVLKIFSSKTAPLGAKGWKVLAVYEKSTRSWSWTGPVIHNSPDYDTTEEVTSPEAWGLPHKMLVKLVDSFANWLKCGQETLQQIGSLPAPPLALMQVNLDEKERFRDLRAQKSLNTISPSSEEVRTYFRKEEVLRYSIPDRAFSYTAADGKKSIVAPLRRCGGKPTSKARDHFMLKRDRPPHVTILCLVRDAAARLPGSIGTRADVCTLIRDSQYIVEDVSDAQINQVVSGALDRLHYERDPCVQFDGERKLWVYLHREREEEDFEDDGTSSTKKWKRQKKDAADQSDQGTVTVACPGTGEQSGYDLCSDLNVDPPPCIDDDKGMEPLSTDTRPNAEAHVDVNRASEEGNVCDGNSMAWEALDLNPTRELCQENSTNEDFDEESFGRERPVGLLSASLL; encoded by the coding sequence ATGGCAATTGAGAAGAACAGCTTTAAGGTGTCCAGGCTTGATTCCGAGTGCTCTCCTCGAAGCAGGGAAATTATGTCCAGTGACGAAGAGGTGATTCGGCGGCGTAACTCTGCTGCGGAATCCGACGACGATGATGAGTTTGATGATGCTGATTCTGGGGCGGGGTCTGATGATTTTGATTTGCTGGAATTGGGGGAGACCAGGGCGGAGTTTTGCCAGATTGGGAACCAGACTTGCAGCATTCCGTTGGAACTGTACGATCTTTCTGGCCTTGAAGATGTGCTGTCCGTGGATGTGTGGAATGACTGCTTGAGTGAGGAGGAGAGGTTTGAACTTGCTAAGTATCTTCCTGACATGGATCAAGAGACTTTTGTTCAGACCTTGAAGGAGGTTTTCACTGGCTGTAACTTGCATTTTGGGAGTCCCATTAAGAAGTTGTTTGATATGCTGAAGGGTGGTTTGTGTGAGCCGAGGGTTGCACTTTACAGGGAGGGCTTAAGTTCTTTTCAGAAGCGACAGCACTATCATCTGTTGAGGAAGCATCAGAACAACATGGTTAGCAATCTTTGTCAGATAAGAGATGCTTGGCTTAACTGTAGGGGATACAGTATTGAAGAAAGGCTTCGTGTCCTGAACATTATGAGAAGTCAAAAGAGTTTGATGCACGAGAAGGAAGATTTGGAAGTTGATTCTTCAGATGAGGAGTCTGGTAAAGGTATATGGAGCAGGAAGAACAAGGATAGGAAAATCTCACAGAAAACGGGTCGCTATCCTTTCCATGGGGTGGGTCCTGGTTTAGATATCCATTCACAAGGACGATCAGTGGTTATGGAACAAGAGAAGTATGGGAAACAAAATCCTAAAGGCATACTCAAGTTGGCTGGTTCAAAGCCACCTTCAGCAAAGGACCCTATTGGTCGTGCGTCTTCTGTCTACCATGCTTTGGATGTGAATCCTGGGCCAAATGGTTCAACTTCTGCTCTTTCTCATCAGAATAAGTCAGTGGGATATGATTCAGGGTCAATGCTCAGGATGAGGGATCAGCTATGGAATGGTGACAACGAGGAAATGCCATATGGACTGACTGTCCATCAAGATCGGAATTTATCACGTAGCAACATGATGGACAAATCTAGTTTTCGGAAAATGGGAAAGAGGCAAGACCTTCTGAGAGGTGATGAGATGGATACCGACAATTTGATGGGTCTGTCTCTGTCTTCAAAGATTGATCTACATGGATACACTAGAAATGCAAACCAATCTTCTAAGAGAGGTTTGTATGAATATTCTAGAAATTCTAAGTATCCAGAAAATGTTCAACAATTTGTTGGTAGTGATCAGGCCAAGTCTAGATTGAGGAGTTCACAGTTACCACTTAAAGGCAGTATGGTGGACTCAGCAGATTATGATGAACTTTTCTGTAGCAATGAAACACCAGGACAGGAATTTGGTATGATGGATTCTTCATTTAAATATGATGATTGGTATCGAAAGGGCAAGAAATGGAAGGCAGGGAGAGAGTCTCCTGATCTCAGTTACACTCCTTATAGATCTTCCTCACCACAGGTGAGTGATAGACTTCTATCCTCTGACTTCAGGGCAAAATCATTGCAGGAGAAGACAAGAGGGACTTCTATGCAGAATGGAGGAAAAGATACTATGCCTTTGAGGGGAAACCATATGCTTTTAAGAGGTGAAGAAACCGAATCAGACTCCTCTGAACAGTtgggtgatgatgatgataacactcctttgttacagagcaaatatgcttacttgatGGGTACTGCTGCTGGTTCTCGCACAAAATTGTTGAAGTCTCACCTAGATCCCAAGAAGGCCAAATTTGTTACAGATTTGAAGCCACATGTAATAGCACAATCCAAAAAGAAGGGTGGATTTGCAGAGCGGGGGCAAATGCATGGTGTAGAAAATTACCTTTCAAAAGCAAAGCAGAAGGGTGAAATACGCAATGGTGGTCCTTTTCATAAACAGGCTGGTAAATTTATTGAAGAAAGCTATCCCTCTGGATCAGATATGCTCaatgatggtgatgatgattgGAGACATGCATACAAGACAGGCAAGAATGGCCGAATACGAGGGGATCCTATTGAAAGGTTAGACATGCCCTCATCAAATGCATACACGGCTGAGCAAAAGAAGAAAGGGAGAACTGACCTTGATCACTCCATTCTGAGGTCTAAATATTTGCATGATTATGTTGGTGATCAGGACGACTCACTTGAAAGACGGTTAGTTGTGGATAATAATGAAGTTGGACAAAGTAGGTATGGGAGGAAAGGACAGAAATATGCTGCCACATACAAGGGTGATCAAAATGAGAGATCTGAGGCACCTTTGCTTGGTTGCAACTCAGCAACGAAGAAGCGAAAAACGAAAGATGAGGTAGTAGATATTGGTGGAAGAGATGAAGATGGCAATCTTTTGTCAAACACCTTGACAAATGATTTGActtattcaaaaagaaagtcgaagaaaaaaatagaggcTGGGATGGTTAGTTCAGAAATGGATAATTCTGAATTGCATCTTACTGATATGGGTACAGCAGATATAGAACTGGAAATCAAGCCACAGAAAAAGACATTCACTTTGATCACACCAACAGTGCATACtggattttcattttctattataCATCTTCTTTCAGCAGTCCGCACGGCAATGATTAGTCCACATGCGGAGGACAGTTTAGAAATGGGGAAACCCATAGAAGAGCTGAACAAAGCACCGGAAGGCACTGCAAATGGTGATCTTTCTAACAGTAAGACAGATGCCAATTGTGAGTCTGCTGACCATCCGAACATGCCTTCTCTTACTGTTCCAGAGATTGTTAATCGTGTGAGATCAAACCCTGGTGATCCTTGCATTCTTGAGACACAAGAGCCACTGCAGGATTTGGTCAGAGGTGTTCTGAAGatattttcttccaaaacaGCACCCTTAGGAGCAAAGGGTTGGAAGGTACTCGCAGTTTATGAAAAATCTACCAGAAGTTGGTCATGGACTGGCCCAGTTATTCATAATTCACCTGACTATGATACCACTGAGGAGGTGACATCTCCTGAAGCTTGGGGTCTTCCACATAAGATGCTTGTCAAGTTGGTTGATTCCTTTGCCAATTGGTTGAAATGTGGTCAGGAAACTCTTCAACAAATAGGAAGTCTTCCTGCTCCGCCTTTGGCATTGATGCAAGTCAACCTTGATGAGAAAGAAAGGTTTAGGGATCTGAGGGCTCAGAAGAGTCTTAACACCATAAGCCCTAGCTCAGAGGAAGTGAGGACTTATTTTCGGAAGGAGGAGGTTCTCAGGTACTCAATTCCTGACAGAGCCTTTTCATATACTGCAGCTGACGGTAAAAAATCTATTGTGGCACCTTTGAGAAGATGTGGTGGTAAGCCAACATCAAAAGCCCGAGACCATTTTATGTTGAAACGTGATCGCCCACCACATGTTACGATTCTTTGTCTAGTAAGAGATGCTGCAGCTAGATTACCTGGAAGTATTGGCACTAGAGCAGATGTTTGTACTTTAATTCGTGATTCTCAATATATTGTTGAAGATGTTTCTGATGCACAAATTAACCAAGTAGTTAGTGGAGCCTTGGATAGATTGCATTATGAACGTGATCCTTGTGTACAATTTGATGGGGAAAGGAAACTGTGGGTTTACTTGcatagagaaagagaagaagaagattttgAGGATGATGGCACTTCATCCACAAagaaatggaagaggcagaaaAAGGATGCTGCAGATCAATCTGATCAAGGAACAGTAACTGTTGCTTGTCCTGGAACTGGGGAGCAAAGCGGATATGATTTGTGCTCAGATCTCAATGTGGATCCACCACCATGCATTGATGATGATAAGGGAATGGAACCTTTGTCTACTGATACAAGGCCAAATGCAGAGGCACATGTTGATGTCAATCGAGCTTCTGAAGAAGGCAATGTTTGTGATGGTAATTCAATGGCTTGGGAGGCTCTTGATTTAAATCCTACTCGAGAGTTATGCCAAGAAAATTCAACAAACGAAGATTTTGATGAAGAATCCTTTGGGAGAGAAAGGCCCGTTGGACTATTAAGTGCAAGCTTGTTGTGA